One region of Zingiber officinale cultivar Zhangliang chromosome 7B, Zo_v1.1, whole genome shotgun sequence genomic DNA includes:
- the LOC122004243 gene encoding PITH domain-containing protein At3g04780-like — protein MLLISNGDVAANSPGRQVDVLSLHTYRTIEISWVISEGKYALFFFAPCSSSSSILFDTFLLSSFSAMSSSVIPRGQVDLVDFVDWSGVECLNQIGKNPIANALKQGYRDDDGLHLESDADEQLLIYIPFTQVVKLHSAVITGPEEEGPRTVKLFANKEHMGFSNVNDPPSDSFNISADNLKGKPVTLKYVKFQNVCSLTIFIEDNQGGGDVTKLQKISLYGTTVDTTNMKDLKKIEDH, from the exons ATGCTGTTGATATCAAATGGAGATGTGGCAGCAAATTCACCAGGTAGGCAGGTGGATGTTTTATCACTGCATACTTACAGGACTATCGAGAT CAGTTGGGTAATTTCGGAAGGCAAATATGCCCTATTTTTTTTCGCCCCCTGCTCCTCCTCGTCTTCTATTCTGTTCGatacctttcttctttcttccttctcgGCGATGTCTTCGTCAGTGATTCCACGGGGACAG GTGGATCTCGTTGATTTCGTCGATTGGAGCGGCGTCGAGTGCCTCAATCAGATAGGGAAAAATCCGATTGCCAACGCTTTGAAGCAG GGTTATAGGGATGATGATGGTTTGCATCTGGAGAGTGACGCTGATGAACAGCTTTTGATTTACATTCCTTTCACCCAAGTGGTTAAGCTGCACTCGGCTGTAATCACTGGCCCGGAAGAGGAAG GTCCTAGGACAGTAAAACTCTTTGCAAACAAAGAACACATGGGCTTCAG TAATGTTAATGATCCACCAAGTGACTCCTTCAATATATCAGCTGACAATCTTAAG GGGAAGCCTGTTACATTGAAGTACGTCAAGTTTCAAAATGTTTGCAG CTTAACAATTTTTATCGAGGACAACCAAGGTGGTGGCGATGTCACAAAACTTCAGAAGATTTCACTTTATGGAACAAC